The nucleotide sequence TGATCGCTATGGGCACGCTGATTTCGGCGCAGGCGCCAGTCAGTTCCATGATGTTTCCGATATCTTCAGTGCGTTTGGCGATCTGTTTGAGGGCTTTGGTTTTCGAAATTCATCGCAACGCGGCGGCAATCGTCCGCGACAGGGTGAAAGCCTGAGAACCAGCCTTCAGATTGATCTACTGGATGCTGCAGCTGGCTGCGACCGTGAAATCCATATCAATCGCCAGGAAACCTGCGATACCTGCCATGGCACAGGTGCCAGACCAGGTACAGAACCAGATGAATGTGATTACTGTGGCGGCGCCGGCCAGGTCGTGCAGTCACAAGGGTTTTTCCGGGTACAGACAACCTGTCCCCGGTGCCGAGGGGCCGGCAAAGTCATCGTCGAAAAATGTTCGGACTGCCGTGGAGAGGGTCGTATCGCACAAGAAACGACTCTGGAAATCAAAGTCCCTGCCGGCATCGACAATGGTATGCAACTCTGCTTGAGAGGCGAAGGAAATCCGGGCGCCAATGGGGGACCGCGAGGTGACTTGTATGTCGTCATCGGCGTTGATGAGCATCCCCTGTTCCGACGCCAGGAGCAGGAACTGAGCTGTCATGTTCCGATCACATATACACAGGCTGCTTTAGGAGCCAATATCGAGATACCAACTTTGGAAGGACGACACGATCTGAAAGTTCCTTCGGGAACTCAGCCAGGTGAAGTCTTCCGACTGAAAGGGCTGGGCATGCCCAATCCTCATGGGGGCCGACGCGGCGACCTGCATGTCGTCGTACAGATTGATGTTCCCAAGAAGATCTCAGAGCGCGAAGAAGAGTTGTTGCGTGAACTGGCAGAAATTGAACACGCGGAAGTCTCTTCTCACCGCAGCCCGAATCGTAATTCGTTTTTTGACAAATTGAAGGAGTACTTCACACATTCCGATTAATCGATGTGAACGTGTGTCAGGAAGCATTCCGTTTTTTTTGTTTTCATATTCAAAACAGTTTGAAACAGCGTAGCAGGTCAGAAAAATGGCAGATATGGAACAACCAGAAGAGATTCAAAACCAGACCGAAGAAATTCCGGTTGAGGAGAGTGAAGTGACAGACGAAGCGCCGACAGTCGAAGAACAGCTACAGTCCGCGATTTCTGAGCGAGATGAGAACCAGGATCGTTTTCTGCGTTCGCAGGCTGAACTGGACAACGTTCGCAAACGGCATCAGAAAGAAATGGAACTGCTCCGCCAGTACGCTGCAGCGCCCTTTATCCAGGATTTATTACCAGCCCTGGATAATCTGAAACGGGCCGTCGATGCCGCTGAAAGTGCTGACCAGGTCGGTGACCTTAAACAGGGCGTCGAAATGGTGGCAAAACAGCTTCTTGACGTGCTCTCCAAACATAATGTGACACCCATTGATGCCCTGGGAAAACCGTTCGATCCGAACCTGCATGAAGCACTGCAGCAGATGCCCTCCGATGAGCATCCACCGATGACCGTCATCCAGGAACTGGAACAGGGTTTTATTCTCAATGACCGGGTGGTTCGCCCCACCAAAGTCATTGTTTCTTCGGGTCCTGCCGAAGGTTAATTACTTCTCATTGCCTTTTCATTGTGAGTCTTAATCGATGCCAACTTATGATTATGAATGTTCCCAGTGTGGTCATAAATGGGAAGAATTTCAGTCCATTACTGCAAAGCCGCTCAGAAAGTGTCCTGAATGCGGAAAGCTGAAAGCAAAACGCGTCATCGGCGCAGGCGGCGGAATCATCTTCAAAGGTTCTGGTTTTTACCAAACTGATTACCGGAGCAGCTCTTACAAAAAAGATGCTGCCGCTGATACCAAGACACAGTCACCGAGTTCCGATTCAAAAAGCAGCGGTGATTCAGGTTCTTCCAGTAAGAGTGGGTCAGCGGATTCCTGATTACCTTTGATATTTCCACTGGAATGATCTATAAGAGAATCAGACCCCGATTTCGCTCCCCTTTTTGTCTGAGGATCCGATGATCCAACCACAAACATGTCCCATTTGTCGCAAGGTTGTCACCTTCCAGGCAAGTGATGATCAATCCCCGTTTCCATTCTGCAGCCAAAAATGCCGTGACGTTGACTTCTTTCGCTGGTCAGATGGCCGTTATGCGATTGTAGAAGAACTCGACCCGCGCATCATCGAGTTGCAGCAACTGGAGCAAGAGGGTGAAGACGATTAAAGAGACTTCATCGGACGCTCCTGCTTTGCCTGAAAGCTCCGAAAGCGAACTTACTGGTGGACTTTCCCCCACCGTGAAGGGCACGTTATATGGACTGTTATCCGCGTTAGCTTATACTGCTGCCAATATCGCACTGCGCGAAGCAGCTGTGGACAACAATGCCGACTGGGCCATCTGGATCTCTGCTCTTAAATCGGTCCCCGCCACTATCGTTGGCTGGGCCCTGGTTGCTTACCGCGGATCGCAGGGACTGCCTGCACTGCCTCCGAGACGACTCGTCCTCCCTTTAATTTTAACCGGGCTTGTCATGCAGTTTGGTGGAAACGTCATGTTTCAATGGTCGCTCAGCCTGGGAGGGTTGGCTTTTACCGTTCCCCTTTGCTTCGCCACACTGTTGACGACGGGGGCTCTACTGGGACGAATTTTCCTGGAGGAGGCCATCACCCCGCGCATGTTCGCCTCCATGATCATTCTGACTGCGGCGATTGTGATCCTGAGCCTGGGCGCCCATCAGGCTGAAGTATCCGTTTTTGAAAATATGGAACACCATTCCAGCTCAATGGCGACTGTGGCACTTACCATCTTTGTGGCAGGGTTTGCCGGCTGTTCTTACGGGGCAGGAGGTGCGGTCATTCGTGGTTCGGTCCGAGGGGAAACATCCATCTCGGCCACTCTGGTTTTGATCAGCACCACAGGACTGATCTGTCTGACGGGTGTCGCCGTTTATCGGCTGGGAATCTCAATCTTCTGGATCACGACTCCCTGGCAGTATCTGGTGATGCTGGTCGGAGGCATCATGAATGCGATTGCGTTTTTCGCCATTGGTGCCTCCATGAAATATCTGACGGTCACCCGCGTCAACCTGTTAAATGCATCTCAGACGGCAATGGCCGCCTTCGCTGGCGTACTTTGTTTTGGTGAACAGTTAACCGTCTGGCTGTTATGTGGTACCGCCCTCACAATCGGCGGTTTATTCCTGATGGAAAAAAAACGAGCCACCATTCCGAACAGCAGCCTGACTCAGACAACCGGAATTTCAACACAGCAAGAAAAAGGTCCTTCTGATGAATCATGACTCCGCTTCACCTGACTGGCCACATAGACAAGCGGAGATTCCCGCTCCTCCCGAATTCCCTTATCCGGAAGTAGACTGTGACTGGCAGGCACTCCATTCTTCGCCAATCATCGATCCGACAGCCTGGGTGACACCGGATGCGATTGTCACCGGAAGAGTGCGTCTCAAAGCGCGTAGTACAGTCTGGCATCAGTGTGTGTTGCGCGGCGATCTGGAGTATATTGAAGTGGGAGAAGAGACCAACGTGCAGGATGGTTCAATCCTGCATACCGATTATCAGCACCCCTGTATTCTCGGTGATCGCGTGACACTGGGACACGCTGCCATCGTACACGGCTCGATTGTGGAAGATGACGCCATGATCGCCATCGGTGCCACGGTTCTCAGCCGCTGCGTGATCGGAAAAGGTGCATTAATCGCAGCAGGTGCCCTGGTACGGGAAGGTATCCACGTACCGCCGGGGACACTCTGGGCAGGCTGTCCCGCCCGGCAGATTAAAGTACTCACAGATCAGCAGCAGGAACGTCTCAAAGCAACCTGGCAACACTACGTGAATCTGGGAGCAGCCAGTCTGCAACGCTTTGGTAGAGATCATATCGACGCGTTAATAACTGAGATTTAACTCTCAGCAGACCTGTTCACAGGTCCAAGCACTCTTGCAAAAACCTGTTACCAGATCTGCTTTTTGCCTCGAAAACAGTAGGTTGTGTATGGTATCCTAAGGAATCAGTTTTTCAATGAAACTAATTAATTCAGGATTATCGAATGAATACCGACCGACCTCAGAGTTCTCCCTCAACGACGCGACGTGAATTTATTAAAAACGGCACGGCAGCTGTCGCAGCCGCTTCTTCATTATCAAGTGTCGCATTCGCTGGTTCCGCTCCGCTGACGGCGCTGCAATCCAGTCTGTTTGCCGGAGGCAGTGATGTGATTCGCGTAGGCCTGGTTGGCTGTGGTGGACGGGGAACCGGAGCCGCCGCTCAGGCACTGGCAGCCGACCCCAACGCCAAACTGGTCGCCATGGGTGATACATTTTACGACCACCTCGACAAGAGCTTTCAGAACCTGAAAAAGAATCCCGTAGCTGAGCAGGTTCAGGTAGACACCGATCACAAATTTGTCGGCTTCGATTCGTATCAGAAAGTGATTGACTGTGTCGACGTCGTGCTGCTGACGACACCGCCCCACTTCCGTCCCATGCAACTGCGGGCCGCCATTGAAGCTGGCAAACATGTCTTCGCTGAAAAGCCGGTTGCCGTTGATGCCCCCGGCGTACGATCCGTTCTGGAAACCTGCAAGCTGGCAAAACAAAAGAACCTTTCGATCGTCTCCGGACTCTGCTGGCGGTATCACGAAGGGATGCGGGAAACGTTTAAGCAGATTCATGATGGTGCAGTCGGCGATGTAATGGCCATTCAATGCAGTTACAACACCCGTGGATTATGGATGTTTGAGCGGCAGCCCGAATGGAGCGACATGGAATGGCAGATGCGCAACTGGCTGTACTTCACCTGGCTTTCCGGGGATTTCAATACCGAGCAGCATGTCCACAGCCTGGATAAAATGGCCTGGACCATGAAGGATCAGACCCCCCTGGCCTGTAGTGGAACCGGCGGTCGACAGACCAGAACCGGGAAAGAGTACGGCAATGTCTTTGATCACTTTGCCATCGTTTATGAATACCCGAATGGCGTGAAAGGTTTCAGCCGCTGTCGACAGCAGGATGGATGCGCCGTCGATGTTTCCGACCATGTCTTTGGTACCAAGGGACGTGTCGATGTCTTTAAACATCGTATTTATGATCCGAAAGGCGAAAAGACCTGGGACTTCCGGGGTAAAAGTAAAAACATGTATCAGGTGGAACATGATGAATTCTTCGCAAGCATTCGCTCTGGCGAACCCATTAATAATGGCGACTACATGACGAAGAGTACCATGCTGGCGATCATGGGGCGTATGGCTGCTTACACGGGTAAATCAATCACATGGGACGAAGCCATGAATTCAAAAGAAGACCTGACCCCGGCCAGTTATGAGTGGGGGCCGATTCCTGTTCCGCCGGTCGCCATGCCCGGTATCACAGCGTTCAAATAGAAGCTGATTGACCGAAGTCCTACATCAGCCAATTTCAAAACGTCTGCAGTTTTCCTGCAGACGTTTTTTTTTGGACAAACTGTCGCATTACCATATTATTCTGTTCGTAGAAATTCTCTGAGATTATTGAGTTTTCCGAAACATTTTCTCGTCTCCCGGGTTTGATATTTGTAGCTTAAATGTGATTGAGGTACACAGTCGCTTCCACTCATACAGCAATTCTTCACAACCGGTGTTAATTCAGTGAAAACAGACTGTAAAACCTTATTTCAATTTAATATACAACCAGTGTTGTAAACCCACTGGTTTAGGACACTTAACATTTCTGAATCACATTCCCGGAGACCCTCAAATGCGTATGTCACGTTTATTTTCAACTGGTGCTGCCCTGCTTGCCATCAGCGCCACCACACTTGTATCAGCACAGCCTCCAGAAGGGAAAGACCGTCCGGAAAGAGGCGATCGTCCTGAAGGACGTGAACGTGGCGACCGCGACCGCGGCCCTCGGGAAGGTGGTCCCCGTGATGGCAGAGGAGGTCCTGGTGGACGTCCTAATTTCATGTTGATGTTACCGATCTTCATTACTCTGGACGTAAACAAGGACGGCGAACTCTCGAAAGAAGAGATTGAAAACGCCACCGTCGCACTCCAGAAACTGGACAAAGACAAAAACGGAAAACTGACCGAAGATGAATTGCGTCCCGATTTTGGTGGTTTTGGCCGTCGTGACGGAGACCGTCGTGGACCGGGAGGCCCTGGTGCATTTGGACGTGGTGAAGGCGGCCGTGGTGGTCGAGGCGGCGATTTTGTCGAACGAATGATGGCTAACGACAAGAATAAAGACGGCAAACTCACCAAAGAAGAACTGCCTGAAAGAATGCAGTCCATGTTTGATCGGGTGGATGCCAACAAAGACAAGGAAATTGATAAAGCCGAACTGACTAAAATGGCAGAACAGTTCAACTCCCGCAATCGATCCGGTGGCAGAGACCGTGGCGAACGCGGTGGTCGTAACTCAGACGGGGATCGCCCCAAGCGTCCCGAATCTGATAACTAGTGTGCATCACATTTAAATGTAGCGTCTCTCAATCTCGTATACTCGAGTCAAACAGCCCTGGAGACGTTACAGTAAAACTGTGACACAGACTAGCCTGTATTTTGAAACTCACTGTTATCCGTTTGGTTTATTAACGCATTCAGTTTCAGGGAATATGCCATGCAGCCCAAAATTGCTGTCTTCGCTTTGTTGATGTTCATTTCCTCAAGCGTTCAGGCAGACTGGATGAGGTTTCGTGGACCAAACGGATCAGGGGTTTCAGATGAAAAACAGGCCACTCCTGATAGATGGAGTCCTCAACAGAACCTCAAATGGAAAGTGGCTCTGCCAGGTCATGGCTCATCCAGCCCGATTATCGTAGGTGATAAAGTTTTTGTCACCTGCTGGTCGGGCTATGGGATGACTCGCAATGATCCCGGAGATCAAAAGGATCTGCGCAGGCACCTGGTCTGCCTGGACCGAAAATCAGGAAAAATTCTCTGGGACAAAACAGTAGATCCAGTACTTCCGGAAGACATCTATACCGGCATGTTCGCCGAGCACGGTTATGCCTCCCATACCCCCACTTCTGACGGAAAAAACGTCTATGCCTATTTCGGTAAATCGGGAGCAGTCGCTTACGATCTGGATGGAAACAAGCTGTGGCAGACCATCGTCGGCGATGAACTGGATCCCCGTAGATGGGGTTCTTCTTCCAGCCCGATTCTCTACAAAGACCTGTTGATCGTAACAGCAACGGCAGAAAGTGAAGCCCTGGTGGGGCTCGATAAAAAGACCGGCAAAGAAGTCTGGCGACAGGAATCGACGGGCTTTAATGCGACCTGGGGCACACCCGTTCTGGTCAAAGGGAGTGATGGTGAGACAGACCTGGTTCTGGGTGTTCCTTATGAAATATGGGGCATGAATCCAGAGAATGGCAAACTACGCTGGTACTGCGAAGCCATGGACACAGACACCTATTGTTCCAGCGTGATCGCTGAGAACGGTATTGTCTATGGCATTGAAGGGCGGGGCGGCGGATCCATTGCTGTCAAAGCAGGTGGAAAAGGCAACGTCACTAAAACAAACATACTCTGGACGGGACGTGATGCCAACCGGATTGAAACGCCGGTAATGTACCAGGGACGAATTTATTTCTTCTCACGCGGTATCGTCAATTGTATCGACGCCAAAACTGGAGAACGGATCTTCCGTGGTCGACTGGAATCAGGAGATTCAGTTGCCACGGACGACCGGGAAGAGGAAGCGGGCGGCAACCGCTTCGGCGGACGTTCTGGTCGAGGTGGCGGTGGCGGTTTTCGTGGCAGTGATTATTCTTCACCGGTCATCGCAGATGGTAAAGTCTATTTCACATCCCGCTCGGGTGAAACCTATGTCATCAAGGCCAGCGCTCAACTGGAACAGATCTCTGTGAATCGTCTGACCGATGAAAATGAAGATTTCAGCGCATCACCTGCGATCAGCGATGGAGACCTCTTTATCCGCTCAGACAAACACCTGTATTGCGTGGGTAAATAAAGACTGTGAAAGCAGAATCAAATCGATCTATTCGCCTTGAATCGTTACGACCAGTCTGCGACTGCCGCCATGATTGCGATGCTCACACAAATAGATTCCCTGCCAGGTTCCCAGACAGAGGCGCCCTTCGCTGATCGGGATCGTCAACGAATTTCCAATCAGCGACGCTTTGACATGTGCGGGCATATCATCGGGTCCTTCACAGGTATGCACGTAAGGAAATGATTCCGGTGCAATCTTGTTAAATGACATTTCCAGATCCACGGGGACATCCGGATCTGCATTTTCATTGATTGAAAGTGAAGCGGAGGTATGCATGATAAAGACATGCATTAAGCCAACCTTGATCGTTGAGAGTTCTGGAATTTCACTGAGAACTTCTTGAGTGACAATATGAAAACCACGTCGAAACGCAGGCAGACGAATCTGCTTTTGTATCCAGGCCATGATGGATTTCTCTTTCAAACGTTGTGAGTGCGATCCGGAGCCGCTGCACATTGCGCCCGCCAGCGTAACCAATGGTCGGCCAGCGTGATGGCAATCATTGCTTCCGCGATGGGAACGAAGCGAGGCAACAGACAGGGATCATGCCGCCCCTTTGTGCGAATCGTTGTTGCCTCTCCCTGGCTGGTAACCGTCGGCTGTTCGATCAGCAGACTGCTGGTTGGCTTGACCGCTGCTCGAAAGACAAGGGGTTGCCCCGTGGAGATCCCACCCAGATTGCCTCCATGACGATTCGTGTCCGTCCCAATTACAGGTTCCCCACTTTCGTCGCTCTCTTCAGCAATGAAGTGATCGTTATTTTCACTGCCCCTCATGGTCGCACAGCCAAACCCGGAGCCATATTCGACTCCCAGAACGGCGGGAATACTGAACAGGGCTTTGGCTATATCTGCTTTCAGTTTGTCGAAAACCGGTTCTCCCAGTCCCGCGGGGACATTGATGGCAGCAATTTCTGCGACGCCACCAATCGAATCGCCATCTTTTCTGACAGAATCGATGAAGTCGAACATCTGACGCGCCAGATCATGATCGGGACAGCGGACCGGGTTCAAACTGCCATCCGAAAATGTCTCGACCTGTGCTGCTGTGATCGAAGTCGGATCGGAGATTTTTGCCTTGAGATGTCCGACCTGGGTCACATATCCGATGATGCGTCCACCGAATGCGGCATTCAGAATTTTTTTGGCGACCACACCCGCTGCAACACGGACATTCGTTTCACGTGCACTGGAACGTCCACCGCCACGGTAATCGCGAAAACCGTATTTGGCGTCATAGGTGTAGTCCGCATGCCCCGGGCGATATTTGTCTTTGATATCGCTATAGTCTTTACTCCGCTGGTCCTCATTACGGATGAGAATCGCCAGACTGGTTCCTGTTGTGATTCCCTCAAACACGCCGGAAAGGATCTCGGGATGATCTGCTTCTTTACGCTGCGTGACAATCTTGCTTTGTCCCGGTTTGCGGCGATTGAGATCAACCAGCAGATCTTCCACGCTGATTGGAATCCCTGGCGGAACGCCATCTATAATCACGACATTGCCCGGACCGTGGCTTTCGCCTGCTGTTGTAATCCGAAATGCTTGTCCAAAACTGTTTCCTGCCATACCCTGATTGTAGCGGGACTTCAAGGAATTTCATCCTTCCCGGCTGTCTCCACGGTATGAATTCAGCGAGAAGGTAGGAATTGTTCCGAATATTCCCGCTACAAACCTGCAGGAACTGGTGCTGCCCGCTAAAATACCCGGGCTAAACAGGGTTTCCTGAACCAGCCCTGTGTAAATGTATCGAACCAGCAGGGCCGGTAAAGTACCAGAATAGAAAGATGTTTGACCGTGTCGACACAGCCACCCCAGCAATTTCAGACGCCTCCCGTTTCAGGTTGCATGATACTGAGTCTGATGATTTTTATGGGCTGCATGCTCCCATTGATCTTTGTCGATCTTGCAGAGACTGCCTTACGAAATCTGCACCTCAGTCCACAGGCTGCCATCCTGGTTCTATTTGGAATGATCTTTGGCTCTCTGATCAACTTCCCCATCGCAAGGTTTCCCCTTGACCGGGAAGTAAATGTTCCCGTGTTTGAGTCTCTGGCCGGTATGCAACTGATGCCGAAGATGCAACGCTTGAGGCAGGAAGCAGTTATTGCCGTCAATCTGGGAGGTTGCGTGATTCCCGTTTTACTGGCGATCTGGCTGTCTCGCTTTATTATTGGAGGGGGCATCACACCGGTTCTGGTAACAATCGTGGGGATCTGCCTGAATACCATGGTCTGTTATCGTACCTCACGGCTGGTACCGGGAATGGGGATTGCCATGCCGGTCTTCATCCCGCCCCTGGTGTCGGTCATCGCAACGATTCTCGGCTTTGGGATCATCGGACCGCTGACCGGTAATGCGGATATGAATTACCAGGCTTTGTATGCCCCGATTGCCTTTGTGATTGGTATTTCCGGTCCGCTGATAGGAGCCGACCTGTTTCACTGGAACGATTTCAAAAAACTGGATTCCCCATCGATCAGTATCGGCGGTGCCGGGACCTGGGACGGAATCGTCCTCTCAGGCATGATCGCCGCACTTATTGTTTGAGGGTTTCTGTTTTCAACAGGCTCTCTACAAAAGGGATTACATCCCGCTTGTAGGTGTATCCTTCTTTGCCGTATTCTCGGCGTTCATTGTCAAATCGTTTCGCCTGCTTGCCCTGCCGATCATAAACATAAGTCGCCGGCATTGAAGCCAGATCCAGTGTGGGAAACAGTTCCTCTGCGGGCACATTACTGACGATATTCGTCATATAAGCCTTGTGTTTAGTGAGAAACTTTTCGACCGGTTTTTTATAATACTCGGGTGGATAATTCTTGCCTCCGAAGTAATCACAATTGAAAGAAACACAAACAACCTCGTTCGGGTACTGATTCTGTAAAGAAACAAGATCCGGAAATTCACGCAGACAGGGAGGACAGGATGTTGACCAGAGATCAACGACCACAACTTTCCCCTGATTTTCTGCGATGAACTGCTCAACATAGCGCCAGTCAGCAATTTTCAGCGTGGGTTTCACAACCGGTATACCACTCACACTGCCTGACTCGTTTGATTCATTCACATCAGCCCCACACCCCGAAAGCAGAAATAAAAGTGTCGCACAAATCACGGGGAGCAGGATTTGCTTTTCTTGAAAAAAGATTGTGAATGTTTGTCGTAAATTGAACTTCATTCTCTTGGTACTCTGTCATAGAAAGCTTTACACTCTAATCTACGTTCAAGTTTACTAAACTGTGCTGAAAACGAACAGATTAGTAATAGAGACGCGAGGTTCAGACAGCATTTATCTTAAACTCTGAATCAATTTTGATCCCCACCCTGTGGGACAGTTCCGAACATCCCAATCCATTTCTGAAGGAAAGTAGAACCCGTTGGTCTGGTGGCATTATTTATTACTGGCGGGTGTTGGCTGTATTGCCGGTATCCTGAATGTTCTGGCAGGGGGGGGCTCACTTATACTGATGCCCATCATGGTGTTTCTGGATATTCCCGGAGCCGTCACAAATGGTACTGTACGTATCGCGATTTTAGGTCAGAACCTGACGGCAGTCGCCGGTTTTAAACAAAAAGGCTTTTCTGATTACCGCCTCAGCCTGACCCTGGCGCTGTGCGCACTGCCCGGTACTGTCATTGGCGCTTTTTTAGGCACTAAACTCAGCAATGCCTGGTTTAATCGCGTCCTGGCAATTATCATGTTGGGAGTTCTGGTAACAATGATTCTTGGTAATCGTAAAAAGAAAAAACCAGAACCGAAAGAGGAAGAAACTTCAATCAGTTCATCAATCGATGGGAATCTTTCCGAAACCACGGTTTCTGAACCTTCGGTATCCGTCACCGGTTATCTGTTGATGGTTCTGGCAGGATTTTATGGAGGATTTATTCAGGCGGGTGTCGGTTTTATTCTGATAGCCATTATTCATAATTTGATGAATATTGATTTAGTACGAACCAATATGCATAAGGTGTTTATCGTAGCCGTCTATACGATCGCAGCGATCGGAATCTTTGCATGGCAAGGGCAAATCTGGTGGCTTACCGGATTGATCCTGATGATCGGAATGTCGATTGGCGGCTGGATTGGATCAAATCTGGCCGTTAATAAAGGGGATGCATTCATCCGCACAGTTTTATATATTGCCCTTGTCTGCATGTCGATCAAACTACTATTTATGTAACAGCAATCGTTCATTTTTGGATGATTGTCTTTTTCAGATCATGAAACGGGTTTCCATGTTGTGGCGACTGAAACAAACGGTGGTTTATCTGTCCCTGTTGATTCTGGTGGGAACGGTTTCCCTGACCGGCGGCATTGCAGATGATCCTGAAATCAGAACTGCATTTGACGCAAAACGCTCGTTTGACTATCTGACCAGAATCTGTCGCCTCAAATCACGTATCAGTGGTTCTCCCGGCATGGCGGCGCAGCAGAAACTCATTCTGGACCATTTCAAGGAACTCAAAGCAAAAGTCCAGTTCCAGTCTTTCGATGCCCCGCACCCGATTACCGGGAACCCGGTGCGGATGAATAATATGATTGTCAGCTGGAATCCGGATGCCAAAAAACGTATTCTGCTGGCCTGTCACTATGATACAAGGCCGTTTCCCGATCGTGATCGAAATAATCCCCGGGGTTTATTCATTGGAGCAAACGATGGCGGTAGTGGCGTCGCCTTTCTCATGGAGCTGGGAAACGTAATGCCGACTTTGAAAGTCAGCCACGGCTACGGAGTTGATTTCGTCTTCTTTGATGGCGAGGAACTGGTCTACCGTCAGAATGATCCTTATTTTCTGGGTTCGAAATATTTTGCCGAGCAGTACAAAAATGAACCGCGTGAATTCGAATATGTCTACGGCGTCCTGCTGGATATGATCGCCGACAGGAATCTCGGAATCTACATGGAGAAAAACAGTCTGAAGTATGCGCCGCAGTTAACACACAGCATCTGGGATGCAGCTCGCAAAACCGGGGTGCGGGAGTTTTTTGCTCAAGCCAAATACGAAATCAGGGATGACCATCTCCCCCTGAATGAAATTGCCGGCATCCCGACATGTGATATTATTGATTTTGATTACCCGGCCTGGCACACGACCCGCGATATTCCCCGTTACTGTTCTGGAGCCAGTCTGGAAAAAGTGGGAACCGTGCTCATCTACTGGCTGCAGAACCTGCCAGAGTGAAAGAACGTTTTTCATGTATGTATTGCCCGATTCAACGATTACCGCCCGCTACGAAATGGAATCAGAGGCATGATTGATTCACTGCTGTTACATCGCGTGCAGTTTGCTTTCACGGCTTCCTTTCATTATCTGTTTCCCCAGTTGACGATGGGACTGGCGCTATTAATTTTCATCCTGAAATGCATAGGCTTACGTGGCAATCCCTGGGCCGATGCCGCCGCGCGGTTCTGGTTAAAGATATTTGGACTCACTTTCCTGATGGGAGTCGTCACAGGCATTCCACTCGAATTCCAGTTTGGAACCAACTGGGCGCAACTTGTAAAATCGACGGGATCGATCCTGGGACAAACCCTGGCGATGGAAGGGATCTTTGCATTTTTCCTGGAGTCCACCTTTCTCTATCTGCTGATCTTTGGTGAGAAGAAACTGGGAAAACGATTGCATTGCCTGGTCTCTTTCCTCCTGTTTGCAGGTACCTGGTTAAGCGGATATTTCATCATTTGTACGAATGCCTTTCTGCAGCATCCAGTCGGCTACCGGATCGGAGAAGATGGCATCTACCAGCTGACCAGTATCTGGGCGTTACTCAGCAATCCCTGGGCGATCAAACAATATCTGCATACCATG is from Gimesia maris and encodes:
- a CDS encoding DUF1614 domain-containing protein, which gives rise to MSTQPPQQFQTPPVSGCMILSLMIFMGCMLPLIFVDLAETALRNLHLSPQAAILVLFGMIFGSLINFPIARFPLDREVNVPVFESLAGMQLMPKMQRLRQEAVIAVNLGGCVIPVLLAIWLSRFIIGGGITPVLVTIVGICLNTMVCYRTSRLVPGMGIAMPVFIPPLVSVIATILGFGIIGPLTGNADMNYQALYAPIAFVIGISGPLIGADLFHWNDFKKLDSPSISIGGAGTWDGIVLSGMIAALIV
- a CDS encoding sulfite exporter TauE/SafE family protein, translating into MVWWHYLLLAGVGCIAGILNVLAGGGSLILMPIMVFLDIPGAVTNGTVRIAILGQNLTAVAGFKQKGFSDYRLSLTLALCALPGTVIGAFLGTKLSNAWFNRVLAIIMLGVLVTMILGNRKKKKPEPKEEETSISSSIDGNLSETTVSEPSVSVTGYLLMVLAGFYGGFIQAGVGFILIAIIHNLMNIDLVRTNMHKVFIVAVYTIAAIGIFAWQGQIWWLTGLILMIGMSIGGWIGSNLAVNKGDAFIRTVLYIALVCMSIKLLFM
- a CDS encoding TlpA family protein disulfide reductase, whose amino-acid sequence is MNESNESGSVSGIPVVKPTLKIADWRYVEQFIAENQGKVVVVDLWSTSCPPCLREFPDLVSLQNQYPNEVVCVSFNCDYFGGKNYPPEYYKKPVEKFLTKHKAYMTNIVSNVPAEELFPTLDLASMPATYVYDRQGKQAKRFDNERREYGKEGYTYKRDVIPFVESLLKTETLKQ
- a CDS encoding EF-hand domain-containing protein, producing the protein MRMSRLFSTGAALLAISATTLVSAQPPEGKDRPERGDRPEGRERGDRDRGPREGGPRDGRGGPGGRPNFMLMLPIFITLDVNKDGELSKEEIENATVALQKLDKDKNGKLTEDELRPDFGGFGRRDGDRRGPGGPGAFGRGEGGRGGRGGDFVERMMANDKNKDGKLTKEELPERMQSMFDRVDANKDKEIDKAELTKMAEQFNSRNRSGGRDRGERGGRNSDGDRPKRPESDN
- a CDS encoding secondary thiamine-phosphate synthase enzyme YjbQ, which encodes MAWIQKQIRLPAFRRGFHIVTQEVLSEIPELSTIKVGLMHVFIMHTSASLSINENADPDVPVDLEMSFNKIAPESFPYVHTCEGPDDMPAHVKASLIGNSLTIPISEGRLCLGTWQGIYLCEHRNHGGSRRLVVTIQGE
- a CDS encoding outer membrane protein assembly factor BamB family protein → MQPKIAVFALLMFISSSVQADWMRFRGPNGSGVSDEKQATPDRWSPQQNLKWKVALPGHGSSSPIIVGDKVFVTCWSGYGMTRNDPGDQKDLRRHLVCLDRKSGKILWDKTVDPVLPEDIYTGMFAEHGYASHTPTSDGKNVYAYFGKSGAVAYDLDGNKLWQTIVGDELDPRRWGSSSSPILYKDLLIVTATAESEALVGLDKKTGKEVWRQESTGFNATWGTPVLVKGSDGETDLVLGVPYEIWGMNPENGKLRWYCEAMDTDTYCSSVIAENGIVYGIEGRGGGSIAVKAGGKGNVTKTNILWTGRDANRIETPVMYQGRIYFFSRGIVNCIDAKTGERIFRGRLESGDSVATDDREEEAGGNRFGGRSGRGGGGGFRGSDYSSPVIADGKVYFTSRSGETYVIKASAQLEQISVNRLTDENEDFSASPAISDGDLFIRSDKHLYCVGK
- the aroC gene encoding chorismate synthase — translated: MAGNSFGQAFRITTAGESHGPGNVVIIDGVPPGIPISVEDLLVDLNRRKPGQSKIVTQRKEADHPEILSGVFEGITTGTSLAILIRNEDQRSKDYSDIKDKYRPGHADYTYDAKYGFRDYRGGGRSSARETNVRVAAGVVAKKILNAAFGGRIIGYVTQVGHLKAKISDPTSITAAQVETFSDGSLNPVRCPDHDLARQMFDFIDSVRKDGDSIGGVAEIAAINVPAGLGEPVFDKLKADIAKALFSIPAVLGVEYGSGFGCATMRGSENNDHFIAEESDESGEPVIGTDTNRHGGNLGGISTGQPLVFRAAVKPTSSLLIEQPTVTSQGEATTIRTKGRHDPCLLPRFVPIAEAMIAITLADHWLRWRAQCAAAPDRTHNV